In Halanaeroarchaeum sp. HSR-CO, one DNA window encodes the following:
- a CDS encoding tRNA sulfurtransferase, whose product MTVPGADAVLVRHGDIGVKSAHVQASMEGDLADRVAAMLDDRGVSGTVDHEWGRLFVRTPAAEVATDTVTDVFGVHTASPARTVPASIDAITETLAEIATVTYDGGTFAVDARRTGDHDFTSHEVGKRGGDAIWQAVESEFDPGVDLDDPDHPFYVEVRDEDAYIFTERRDGPGGFPLGSQAPLVALVSGGIDSPVAAWQAMRRGSPIVPVYLDLGDYGGSDHRARAIATIETLSRFAPAQDVRPRVVHVGEYVDRLVEAISSTRMLSFRRLMYRIAEHVAEAEGAAGVVTGEAVGQKSSQTVRNLAAVDRATELPIHRPLLTWDKQEIIAEARRIGTYEDSTIDAGCHRVAPDKPATRATVAAVEAAEPPEMFEWATKAAENVEVIEVGEPESVVEGAP is encoded by the coding sequence ATGACGGTCCCCGGTGCCGACGCGGTGCTCGTCAGACACGGAGACATCGGTGTGAAATCCGCCCACGTCCAGGCGTCGATGGAGGGGGACCTCGCCGACCGCGTCGCCGCAATGCTCGATGATCGGGGCGTTTCGGGAACGGTGGACCACGAGTGGGGACGGTTGTTCGTCAGAACGCCGGCGGCGGAGGTGGCGACGGACACAGTCACGGACGTCTTCGGCGTTCACACCGCCAGTCCAGCACGAACCGTCCCGGCGTCGATCGACGCGATAACCGAGACGCTGGCGGAGATAGCGACCGTGACCTACGACGGTGGGACCTTCGCCGTCGATGCGCGGCGGACCGGCGACCACGATTTCACGAGCCACGAGGTCGGCAAGCGGGGTGGGGACGCCATCTGGCAGGCCGTCGAGTCCGAGTTCGACCCCGGAGTCGACCTCGACGACCCGGATCACCCGTTTTACGTGGAGGTCCGCGACGAGGACGCGTACATCTTCACCGAGAGACGAGACGGCCCAGGTGGCTTTCCGCTCGGAAGCCAGGCCCCGCTCGTCGCACTCGTCAGCGGTGGCATCGATTCGCCGGTGGCCGCCTGGCAGGCGATGCGGCGTGGGTCGCCCATCGTCCCGGTCTACCTCGACCTTGGAGACTACGGCGGCAGCGACCACCGGGCCAGGGCCATCGCGACCATCGAGACGCTCTCCCGATTCGCGCCCGCCCAGGACGTGCGACCCAGAGTCGTCCACGTCGGCGAGTACGTGGACCGACTGGTCGAAGCGATTTCCTCGACGCGGATGCTCTCGTTCCGGCGGTTGATGTACCGGATTGCCGAACACGTCGCCGAGGCGGAGGGTGCTGCCGGCGTGGTCACCGGGGAGGCAGTTGGACAGAAGTCGAGTCAGACGGTCCGGAACCTCGCCGCAGTCGATCGGGCCACGGAGCTGCCGATCCACCGGCCACTGCTGACCTGGGACAAACAGGAGATCATCGCCGAAGCCCGCCGGATCGGGACCTACGAGGACTCGACCATCGACGCCGGCTGTCATCGGGTCGCTCCAGACAAACCCGCGACGCGAGCGACCGTCGCGGCTGTCGAAGCCGCCGAGCCACCCGAGATGTTCGAGTGGGCCACGAAAGCGGCGGAGAACGTCGAGGTGATCGAGGTCGGCGAGCCAGAAAGCGTCGTCGAGGGGGCACCGTGA
- a CDS encoding methionine adenosyltransferase: protein MTERNIRVQALDRGAVEDQEVEIVERKGIGHPDSICDGIAEAVSRALAQEYMDRFDKVLHYNTDETQLVAGDAAPAFGGGEVIEPIYILLVGRATKYYDGTAIPVDAIALEAARSYLRETIPNLDLESDVIVDVKLGEGSGDLQEVFSETGAAVPMANDTSFGVGHAPLTETERIVLETERRLDAEFGESHPALGEDVKVMGKREGNTIDLTVAAAMVDAYVPNMDAYKAEVEAVRDFVNDLAYEFTDREVRVHVNTADDYDEGSIYLTTTGTSAEQGDDGSVGRGNRANGLITPNRSMSMEATSGKNPVNHIGKIYNLLSNQIAGRVVDNVAGIRDLRVRLLSQIGSPIDDPHVADVHVTTEDGVGLGDIEQDVRDIVDDELAHVADVTERTIDGELTTF from the coding sequence ATGACCGAGCGAAACATTCGAGTGCAGGCCCTCGACCGCGGCGCGGTCGAAGACCAGGAGGTCGAGATCGTCGAGCGGAAGGGCATCGGTCACCCCGACTCCATCTGCGACGGCATCGCCGAGGCCGTCTCTCGGGCACTCGCCCAGGAATACATGGACCGGTTCGACAAGGTCCTCCACTACAACACCGACGAGACCCAACTGGTCGCCGGCGACGCCGCCCCCGCCTTCGGTGGTGGCGAGGTGATCGAACCGATCTACATCCTCCTCGTGGGTCGCGCGACGAAATACTACGACGGGACCGCGATTCCCGTCGACGCCATCGCGCTGGAGGCCGCCCGTTCGTACCTCCGCGAGACGATTCCCAACCTCGACCTCGAGTCGGATGTCATCGTCGACGTCAAACTCGGGGAGGGCTCCGGGGACCTCCAGGAGGTCTTCAGCGAAACGGGCGCGGCCGTCCCGATGGCCAACGACACGAGTTTCGGAGTCGGGCACGCACCGCTCACCGAGACCGAGCGCATCGTCCTGGAGACCGAACGACGTCTCGACGCGGAGTTCGGCGAGAGTCACCCCGCCCTCGGCGAGGACGTCAAGGTGATGGGCAAGCGCGAAGGCAACACGATCGATCTGACGGTCGCCGCCGCGATGGTCGACGCCTACGTTCCGAACATGGACGCCTACAAGGCCGAGGTCGAGGCGGTCCGCGACTTCGTGAACGACCTCGCCTACGAATTTACGGACCGGGAGGTACGGGTGCACGTCAACACGGCCGACGACTACGACGAGGGCTCCATCTACCTCACCACCACCGGGACGAGCGCCGAACAGGGTGACGACGGCTCGGTGGGCCGGGGCAATCGCGCGAACGGGCTCATCACCCCAAACCGCTCGATGTCGATGGAGGCGACGAGCGGGAAGAACCCGGTCAACCACATCGGCAAGATCTACAACCTCCTCTCGAACCAGATCGCTGGCCGCGTCGTCGACAACGTCGCCGGCATCCGGGACCTCCGTGTCCGCCTGCTCAGCCAGATCGGCTCGCCGATCGACGATCCCCACGTCGCCGACGTCCACGTGACGACCGAGGACGGCGTCGGCCTGGGCGACATCGAGCAGGATGTCCGGGACATCGTAGACGACGAACTCGCCCACGTGGCCGACGTCACCGAACGGACGATCGACGGCGAACTGACGACGTTCTAG
- a CDS encoding DUF5804 family protein, producing MTRVCILGQADVAIKADLLAYETARSALAPYEFETPFENALAVDTVSLGAAVSLLNDLNWYLVRLAREAFVQDRSISETEWLSRDLATAIRNGAITKEQSGDYLKVYGVQDGELVEPMFAARTVDGVPEYDLREVEETVVVRVTDSEFGD from the coding sequence GTGACCAGGGTCTGTATCCTCGGCCAGGCGGACGTCGCCATCAAAGCGGACCTACTCGCCTACGAGACGGCGCGGTCTGCACTCGCCCCCTACGAGTTCGAAACCCCCTTCGAGAACGCACTCGCCGTGGACACGGTGAGTCTGGGGGCGGCGGTCTCGCTGTTGAACGACCTCAACTGGTATCTCGTCAGACTCGCCCGTGAGGCGTTCGTCCAGGACCGCTCCATCAGCGAGACGGAGTGGCTCTCCCGGGACCTCGCGACCGCGATTCGGAACGGCGCCATAACGAAAGAGCAGTCCGGCGACTATCTGAAGGTCTACGGGGTGCAGGACGGCGAACTCGTCGAGCCGATGTTCGCCGCACGAACCGTCGACGGCGTGCCGGAGTACGACCTGCGCGAGGTCGAGGAGACGGTCGTGGTCCGGGTCACGGACTCCGAGTTCGGCGACTAA
- a CDS encoding co-chaperone YbbN, with amino-acid sequence MESMEPAPNWDVDAHREVVDAFADLDEDVVITVWGADWCPDTRNQLPEFAAALDAAGIEDDRIEQVEVDREKNGDGTEKYGIEFIPSIVVERDGEEIARFVEEEPVPAAVHLASQFGDVDAATY; translated from the coding sequence ATGGAATCGATGGAACCCGCCCCCAACTGGGACGTCGACGCCCACCGGGAGGTCGTCGACGCCTTCGCCGACCTGGACGAGGACGTCGTCATCACCGTCTGGGGCGCCGACTGGTGTCCGGACACCCGAAACCAACTTCCCGAATTCGCCGCCGCACTCGACGCGGCGGGAATCGAGGACGACCGGATCGAACAGGTCGAGGTCGACCGCGAGAAGAACGGCGACGGAACCGAGAAGTACGGCATCGAGTTCATCCCGAGCATCGTCGTCGAGCGGGACGGCGAGGAAATCGCCCGCTTCGTCGAGGAAGAACCAGTCCCGGCGGCGGTCCATCTCGCGAGTCAGTTCGGAGACGTCGACGCGGCAACGTACTGA
- a CDS encoding bifunctional 2-polyprenyl-6-hydroxyphenol methylase/3-demethylubiquinol 3-O-methyltransferase UbiG, whose translation MDHAAIRYLEAKRSIDDRAMADEVLATVRRSLPPDPTILEAGCGTGTMVPRLLELGITDGTYRGVDRDETVIAFARDDRPKELRNGGRQVDVSPRGFRVDDMAVSFVVGDALDAFADVSDADLFVAASFADLVPIPALLDTITTALRPGGLAYLPLTFDGETVFQPDHPADEQVIDAYHQAIDARPGRDARAGRHLLHEFQDSPGELLAVASSDWIVRPRDGVYPTDEAYFLTRILDFVESSLSNASPPVPDLADWLEVRRSQLAASELTYVAHNYDLLYRTAGD comes from the coding sequence ATGGACCACGCAGCGATCCGGTACCTGGAGGCGAAACGGTCGATCGACGACCGGGCGATGGCCGACGAAGTGCTGGCGACGGTGCGGCGGTCGCTGCCGCCAGACCCGACCATCCTGGAAGCGGGCTGTGGAACCGGGACGATGGTTCCCCGGCTACTCGAGTTGGGAATCACCGACGGCACGTATCGCGGTGTGGACCGGGACGAGACAGTCATCGCCTTCGCCAGGGACGATCGCCCGAAAGAACTCCGGAATGGTGGTCGGCAGGTCGACGTCTCACCGAGGGGGTTCCGGGTCGATGACATGGCCGTCTCGTTCGTGGTGGGTGACGCGCTCGACGCGTTCGCGGACGTGAGCGACGCAGACCTCTTCGTCGCGGCCTCGTTCGCAGACCTGGTTCCCATACCGGCCCTGCTCGATACCATCACGACGGCGCTGCGCCCCGGAGGGCTGGCGTATCTCCCGCTCACCTTCGACGGCGAGACGGTCTTCCAGCCGGACCACCCGGCCGACGAACAGGTGATCGACGCGTACCACCAGGCCATCGACGCCCGACCCGGTCGTGACGCCCGGGCTGGCCGCCATCTACTCCATGAGTTCCAGGACAGCCCGGGCGAGTTGCTCGCCGTCGCGTCCTCCGACTGGATCGTCCGCCCGCGAGACGGAGTCTATCCGACCGACGAGGCGTACTTCCTCACTCGAATTCTCGACTTCGTCGAGTCGTCGCTCTCGAATGCGTCGCCGCCGGTTCCTGACCTCGCGGACTGGCTCGAGGTCCGGCGAAGCCAGTTGGCCGCGAGCGAACTGACCTACGTCGCCCACAATTACGACCTCCTGTACCGGACGGCAGGGGACTGA
- a CDS encoding aldo/keto reductase gives MECVFVGAGSVAEQYADGLETAPLELTAVCDRRFDRAQALADSHGATAYEDLTELLAAEAAPLVVNLTSHTAHAGVTETALTAGRHVFSEKPLAMSADRAAELLAIAERNDLALAAAPINHRGAAQTHAGTLLGDRRFGEIRLAYAHAHVGRVTEWHENPDSFLAVGPLYDGAVYPLNLLVAWFGPVERVRTADAIDVWPDGEDGTPGRAPHVEATLDFESGPTVRLSTSLYVPHRSREFYSLEIHGDEGSLYLPDTGAMSAGPKAVSVGANGREYVAAPPPSPPRPQSYVDGPTRLAESIRAGERPTNDARRAVHVVAVCNAIEEAAADGGDVRVPSHGFSASLPDGPPVRPPSGGQGSESPREPGRGSAIRLPPIGFGASRYRDGTYVDRIDSIATAIDAGYRLFDSAELYGNESRIGALLARAGTPDRDHYAIIGKVWNTNHEHVAEACEGSLAELGLESFDAYLLHWPEAWTYQGPLEDLAAKPVDEQEALTFPTDETGHPATVDVPLTETWGRMERLHDRGLTRTLGLSNVTVEQLETVLESARIPPAIVQVESHPYRPRRALVETCQDLGIRVVAHSPLSAPGLLEEPVLLDVAETHDSTPAQVVLAWNRARGVVPIPASNDRDHIVENLAAARIRLDSAERARIDALEDPTFEP, from the coding sequence GTGGAATGCGTCTTCGTCGGTGCGGGTTCGGTCGCAGAGCAGTACGCAGACGGTCTCGAAACCGCCCCCCTGGAGCTGACGGCGGTGTGCGACCGGCGGTTCGATCGAGCGCAAGCACTCGCCGATAGCCACGGGGCGACCGCCTACGAGGACCTGACGGAGCTATTGGCGGCGGAAGCCGCGCCCCTGGTCGTCAACCTGACCAGCCACACCGCCCACGCGGGAGTGACCGAGACGGCACTGACCGCGGGTCGACACGTCTTCAGCGAGAAGCCACTGGCGATGAGTGCCGACCGCGCGGCCGAACTGCTGGCAATAGCCGAACGAAACGACCTGGCCCTCGCAGCGGCCCCGATCAATCATCGCGGAGCGGCACAGACACACGCCGGGACCCTCCTCGGCGACCGTCGCTTCGGCGAGATTCGCCTCGCGTACGCCCACGCCCACGTCGGGCGGGTCACGGAGTGGCACGAGAATCCCGACTCGTTCCTCGCGGTCGGCCCGCTCTACGATGGCGCGGTCTATCCGTTGAACCTGCTCGTCGCGTGGTTCGGGCCGGTCGAACGCGTCAGGACGGCCGACGCCATCGACGTCTGGCCGGACGGCGAGGACGGCACTCCCGGTCGCGCACCCCACGTCGAGGCAACCCTCGACTTCGAAAGCGGCCCCACCGTCCGACTTTCGACGAGTCTCTACGTTCCCCATCGCAGTCGCGAGTTCTACAGCCTCGAGATCCACGGCGACGAAGGCTCGCTCTACCTCCCGGATACCGGTGCGATGTCGGCCGGCCCGAAAGCGGTATCGGTCGGTGCAAACGGTCGCGAATACGTCGCCGCGCCGCCCCCGTCCCCGCCGCGACCGCAATCGTACGTCGACGGCCCCACCCGGCTGGCCGAATCCATCCGCGCCGGCGAGCGTCCGACGAACGACGCGCGGCGGGCCGTGCACGTCGTCGCCGTCTGTAACGCCATCGAGGAGGCCGCCGCCGATGGCGGCGACGTTCGCGTCCCCAGCCACGGGTTCTCCGCCAGCTTGCCCGACGGGCCACCGGTCCGACCGCCATCGGGCGGCCAGGGGTCCGAATCGCCCCGCGAGCCGGGACGGGGATCCGCGATACGGCTGCCGCCGATCGGTTTCGGCGCTTCACGATACAGAGACGGCACGTACGTCGACCGCATCGACTCCATCGCGACGGCCATCGACGCTGGCTACCGACTGTTCGACTCCGCCGAACTCTACGGCAACGAATCGCGGATCGGAGCCCTCCTCGCGAGGGCGGGGACGCCGGACAGGGACCACTACGCCATCATCGGGAAGGTCTGGAATACGAACCACGAACACGTCGCCGAGGCCTGCGAGGGGAGCCTGGCCGAACTCGGTCTCGAGTCGTTCGACGCCTACCTCCTCCACTGGCCCGAAGCCTGGACATACCAGGGACCGCTCGAGGATCTGGCAGCGAAACCGGTCGACGAGCAGGAGGCGTTGACCTTCCCCACCGACGAGACCGGACACCCTGCGACGGTCGATGTCCCACTGACGGAGACCTGGGGGCGCATGGAACGACTCCACGACCGGGGCCTCACCCGCACGCTGGGGTTGAGCAACGTGACCGTCGAACAGCTAGAGACGGTACTGGAGTCGGCCAGGATACCCCCGGCGATCGTCCAGGTCGAATCCCACCCGTATCGACCACGGCGCGCGCTGGTCGAGACCTGTCAGGACCTGGGCATCCGGGTCGTCGCCCACTCGCCACTCTCCGCCCCCGGACTCCTCGAAGAGCCAGTCCTGCTCGACGTCGCCGAGACACACGACAGCACCCCTGCGCAGGTCGTCCTCGCCTGGAATCGTGCCCGTGGCGTGGTCCCGATACCCGCGAGCAACGACCGCGATCACATCGTCGAGAACCTCGCAGCAGCCCGGATTCGTCTGGACAGCGCCGAACGAGCACGGATCGACGCCCTCGAGGACCCGACGTTCGAGCCATGA
- a CDS encoding zinc-binding alcohol dehydrogenase translates to MEQRSLYFTAPGETAIQESRVTAAEDEVLVETTVSAVSAGTELLIYRDEAPGSLEADATIDALDGDLSYPVKYGYATVGTVTETGRSVDDDWRGRSVFAFNPHESRFAATPDSLIPVPEGLPVESMALFPSVETATSLVIDGRPRIGERVVVFGAGIVGLCTVDLLSSFPLGRLTVVEPLEQRREHARELGADRAIAPAEVRTELEFDGDPAGADLVYELSGNPAALDDALDVTGYDSRVIVGSWYGTKRADIDLGADFHRDRVSIESSQVSTLAPDSRGRFTRDRRAAVALDRLRTMDTDSLITHRIPFAEADAAYHLLDRRPEAAIQVLLTYE, encoded by the coding sequence ATGGAGCAGCGCTCGCTCTACTTCACCGCCCCAGGGGAGACCGCCATCCAGGAGTCCCGAGTGACCGCTGCAGAGGACGAGGTGCTGGTCGAGACGACCGTCTCGGCGGTCAGCGCTGGCACCGAACTCCTCATCTATCGGGACGAGGCGCCGGGGAGTCTCGAAGCGGACGCGACCATCGACGCACTCGACGGCGACCTCTCGTATCCGGTCAAATACGGCTACGCCACGGTCGGGACGGTCACCGAGACCGGCCGATCCGTCGACGACGACTGGCGAGGGCGATCGGTCTTCGCGTTCAACCCGCACGAATCGCGATTCGCCGCCACCCCCGACAGCCTCATCCCGGTGCCCGAAGGACTGCCGGTGGAGTCGATGGCGCTATTCCCCTCGGTCGAGACCGCGACGTCGCTCGTCATCGACGGACGGCCACGGATCGGCGAACGCGTAGTGGTCTTCGGGGCGGGTATCGTCGGCCTCTGTACCGTCGACCTGCTCTCGTCGTTCCCCCTCGGCCGACTGACCGTCGTGGAACCACTCGAGCAGCGACGCGAGCACGCACGAGAACTCGGGGCCGACCGGGCCATCGCGCCGGCGGAAGTGCGGACCGAACTCGAGTTCGACGGCGACCCGGCGGGAGCCGACCTCGTCTACGAACTCTCCGGAAATCCGGCGGCACTCGACGACGCTTTGGACGTGACGGGGTACGACAGCCGCGTGATCGTCGGCTCGTGGTACGGAACCAAACGGGCCGATATCGATCTGGGCGCCGATTTCCACCGGGACCGTGTGTCCATCGAATCGAGTCAGGTGAGCACGCTCGCGCCTGATTCGCGGGGTCGGTTCACGCGCGACCGGCGAGCGGCAGTCGCCCTCGACCGGCTCCGGACGATGGATACCGACTCGTTGATAACCCATCGGATCCCGTTCGCCGAGGCCGACGCCGCGTACCACCTGCTCGATAGACGACCGGAGGCCGCCATCCAGGTACTCCTGACCTACGAATGA
- the cyaB gene encoding class IV adenylate cyclase — protein sequence MYEVEVKVRADHDAVRSALERLEATRVGTVEQADVYYDVPHRNFAETDEALRIRREVDAAGESETVLTYKGPLVEDDSKTREEIETPIVELPTFEAILDSLGFEPAATVEKTRERWEVDDYVVSLDDVAGLGGFVEVEAEAEREAVSSVRDGAYEVLRRLDLDPESQIRTSYLGLLLEDDG from the coding sequence ATGTACGAGGTCGAAGTGAAGGTTCGTGCGGACCACGACGCCGTCCGGAGTGCACTGGAACGACTCGAGGCCACTCGCGTGGGAACCGTCGAGCAGGCGGACGTCTACTACGACGTGCCCCATCGGAACTTCGCCGAGACCGACGAAGCGCTCCGAATCAGGCGGGAAGTCGATGCAGCGGGCGAATCCGAGACGGTCCTCACCTACAAAGGACCGCTCGTCGAGGACGATTCGAAGACCCGCGAGGAGATCGAGACGCCCATCGTCGAACTACCGACGTTCGAAGCCATCCTCGATTCGCTGGGGTTCGAACCGGCGGCGACGGTCGAGAAGACGCGGGAACGGTGGGAAGTCGACGACTACGTCGTCTCTCTTGACGACGTGGCGGGGCTCGGAGGGTTCGTGGAGGTCGAGGCCGAAGCGGAACGGGAGGCAGTCTCGTCGGTTCGAGACGGCGCCTACGAGGTCCTCCGCCGCCTGGATCTCGACCCCGAATCGCAGATTCGGACGTCCTATCTCGGACTGTTGCTCGAGGACGATGGATAG
- a CDS encoding CDP-alcohol phosphatidyltransferase family protein, protein MTGQTVDRSGLERPFGRVVVGFTLSVLAIALGVGTLAGTSTAVRWAIPTAAVAAIALAYCYRLLEHNHPAGASRPAFDSLGVANHVTLARGGLFAAIAGFAFLEPTRWIGWLPALLYGAGSALDAVDGFLARMNGRTTVLGAKLDMAFDSVGFVVGPVVAVLWGRLPVWYLSLSVARYLFLAGKTWRQRRGRPVFELPESRVRRPLAGFQMAFITVALAPLVSAETIHTLAVVALLPSLLVFLRDYLVVSGRRGGGEQY, encoded by the coding sequence ATGACCGGACAGACCGTCGACCGATCCGGACTCGAACGGCCGTTCGGCCGCGTGGTCGTGGGGTTCACCCTCTCAGTACTGGCGATCGCCCTCGGAGTGGGTACTCTCGCAGGAACGTCGACCGCCGTCCGATGGGCGATTCCGACAGCCGCGGTCGCGGCCATTGCACTGGCGTATTGCTACCGCCTCCTCGAGCACAACCACCCTGCAGGGGCATCGCGACCGGCGTTCGATTCGCTCGGCGTCGCGAACCACGTGACCCTCGCCAGAGGCGGCCTGTTCGCGGCCATCGCTGGTTTCGCGTTTCTCGAACCGACCCGGTGGATCGGCTGGCTTCCGGCCCTGCTCTACGGGGCGGGGTCCGCGCTTGACGCCGTCGACGGGTTCCTGGCGCGGATGAACGGACGGACGACCGTCCTCGGTGCGAAACTGGACATGGCGTTCGACTCGGTCGGGTTCGTGGTCGGACCGGTCGTCGCCGTCCTCTGGGGGCGGTTGCCGGTCTGGTACCTCTCGCTCTCGGTGGCCCGATATCTGTTCCTCGCGGGCAAAACGTGGCGACAACGGCGAGGCCGGCCAGTCTTCGAACTGCCCGAGAGCAGGGTCCGGCGGCCGCTCGCGGGTTTTCAGATGGCATTCATCACCGTCGCACTCGCTCCGCTCGTGTCGGCCGAGACGATTCACACGCTCGCCGTGGTCGCGTTACTCCCCTCCCTGCTGGTGTTCCTCAGAGATTACCTGGTCGTCAGCGGTCGGCGTGGGGGTGGGGAACAATATTAA
- a CDS encoding 6-carboxytetrahydropterin synthase — MTRTTDTATVETNRPETTYTLGVSRDLVAQHFLTVPDPGPEGEIHSHHFELEVRFAGPALDEYGYLVDIDAVNDILDEIESRYRDALLNDLPEFEGENPSVERFARHVGDRIAAELPDATPNSLVVRIWEDESAWASHRRRLE, encoded by the coding sequence ATGACCCGAACTACCGACACTGCAACGGTCGAGACGAATCGCCCCGAAACCACCTATACGCTCGGCGTCAGCCGTGATCTCGTCGCCCAACACTTCCTCACGGTCCCCGATCCCGGGCCGGAGGGAGAGATCCACAGCCACCACTTCGAACTGGAGGTTCGATTCGCAGGACCCGCCCTCGACGAATACGGCTATCTCGTGGACATCGACGCCGTAAACGACATCCTCGACGAGATCGAGAGCCGGTATCGCGACGCCCTCCTCAACGACCTCCCCGAATTCGAGGGCGAGAACCCCAGCGTGGAGCGATTCGCCCGCCACGTCGGCGACCGTATCGCTGCCGAACTGCCCGACGCCACCCCGAATAGCCTCGTGGTCCGCATCTGGGAGGACGAATCCGCCTGGGCCAGTCACCGGCGTCGACTCGAGTGA
- a CDS encoding PLP-dependent cysteine synthase family protein → MYDSVLETIGSPLVRIDGPDGTTVAAKLEGRNPGGSAKDRPALEMITAAERAGHIEPGGRLVEATSGNTGIGLAFVAAARGYDLTIVMPASMSPERRRLMRAYGATVELVDGDVGEANRRAEAIAADEGAFHISQFTNPNNPEAHYRTTGPEIADQVEGRTVDAFVAAVGTGGTISGTARYLREEYPDLTVVGVEPAANPFVSTGEPAPDDYQGMGPSFVPETLDVEQIDAVESVALEDAERECRRLASTEGILVGQSSGAASVAARRVAERLAADPDGPGEPLIVTIFPDSGERYLSTGLFDD, encoded by the coding sequence ATGTACGACTCCGTCCTGGAGACGATCGGGTCACCGCTCGTGCGCATCGACGGACCTGACGGAACGACCGTCGCGGCGAAACTCGAAGGACGGAACCCGGGTGGATCGGCGAAAGACCGGCCGGCACTCGAGATGATAACCGCGGCAGAGCGGGCGGGCCACATCGAACCAGGCGGCCGACTCGTCGAGGCGACCAGCGGGAACACGGGCATCGGTCTCGCGTTCGTCGCAGCGGCGCGTGGGTACGACCTCACCATCGTGATGCCGGCGTCGATGTCCCCCGAACGGCGCCGACTCATGCGGGCCTACGGCGCGACGGTCGAACTCGTCGATGGCGACGTCGGCGAGGCGAATCGACGGGCCGAGGCCATCGCCGCGGACGAGGGTGCCTTTCACATCTCGCAGTTCACGAATCCCAACAATCCCGAAGCCCACTACCGAACCACCGGCCCCGAGATCGCCGACCAGGTCGAGGGACGGACCGTCGATGCCTTCGTGGCGGCCGTGGGGACGGGCGGCACCATCTCGGGGACGGCCCGCTACCTCCGCGAGGAGTATCCCGACCTCACCGTCGTCGGGGTCGAACCGGCCGCGAACCCCTTCGTCTCGACCGGCGAACCCGCTCCAGACGACTACCAGGGGATGGGCCCATCGTTCGTCCCGGAGACGCTCGACGTCGAACAGATCGACGCGGTCGAATCGGTCGCCCTCGAGGACGCCGAGCGGGAATGTCGTCGTCTCGCGTCGACGGAGGGCATCCTCGTCGGACAGTCGAGTGGCGCGGCGAGCGTGGCAGCCAGACGGGTGGCCGAGCGACTGGCCGCCGATCCGGACGGCCCCGGGGAGCCACTGATCGTGACCATCTTTCCCGATTCCGGCGAGCGGTATCTCTCGACCGGTCTCTTCGACGATTAG